Proteins encoded by one window of Streptomyces sp. LX-29:
- a CDS encoding Mu transposase C-terminal domain-containing protein, with product MTALDDASQVDLGRHRDELRPAAVAQLLRLRGAGELTTAHVRLVADSVDVSVRTIWRWLAQAEETDTTEKPERRRFRITDEIVDVLADYQGNVKRAHEHLVLVAEAAGEDPVGLTTLHDAIARDLDPGFMAGLREGIPAARGFDPAFKRPAVARNQVWEGDHKQAPLVVMMPDKKLSKVWVTWFEDRGTSYVMGWAVTAGSAHRGSVLAAVRASVLREDPYGPAGGLPQLVRVDGGADFLSKTVRRAFGLLGVPVHRVRSARHKGGIERLNRTSMTRFFADLPRYTKAPRLDHRRRVGETDPPLTFEAFVQRLGEWVTEHNTQHVVQRTGKTPLEAWLADHTEIRPEPTPAELRAFMLESDHRPRKITSHGVEFAGRCYMPENGVGRIGTQVRVRWMPHHSHEIDLYTFRGDRYLGRAFLSDEATEELRAKVLADRQEHSADLRRALKRSGERRRDRYLPATEPQLPASATRMTKEEALAELAGTSQRAPAAPRRRAEPYSPLTPIPAAWARPGQATDPANPSSEDT from the coding sequence GTGACCGCGCTGGATGACGCCTCCCAGGTGGACTTGGGCCGGCATCGCGACGAGCTGCGGCCCGCTGCTGTGGCCCAGCTGCTCAGACTGCGTGGGGCCGGGGAGCTGACGACCGCGCATGTTCGGCTGGTTGCCGATTCGGTGGATGTGAGCGTGCGCACGATCTGGCGATGGCTCGCGCAAGCCGAGGAGACCGATACCACGGAGAAGCCCGAGCGCAGACGATTCCGAATTACCGACGAGATCGTCGATGTCCTTGCCGACTACCAGGGCAACGTGAAACGCGCTCACGAGCACCTGGTACTCGTAGCCGAGGCGGCGGGGGAGGACCCAGTGGGTCTGACCACCCTGCACGACGCCATCGCTCGTGACCTCGACCCGGGATTCATGGCGGGTCTGCGGGAGGGCATTCCTGCTGCCCGTGGGTTCGATCCCGCTTTCAAACGGCCGGCGGTGGCCCGGAACCAGGTGTGGGAGGGGGACCACAAGCAGGCCCCGCTCGTCGTGATGATGCCCGACAAGAAGCTGTCGAAGGTGTGGGTAACGTGGTTCGAGGACCGCGGTACCAGCTATGTGATGGGCTGGGCGGTCACCGCCGGCTCCGCGCACCGCGGCTCGGTCCTGGCGGCCGTACGGGCCTCCGTCCTGCGGGAGGATCCTTATGGGCCGGCCGGGGGACTGCCTCAGCTCGTGCGGGTCGATGGCGGCGCCGACTTCCTGTCCAAGACCGTCCGGCGGGCCTTCGGACTCCTCGGCGTACCGGTGCACCGGGTGCGCAGCGCCCGCCACAAGGGCGGTATCGAGCGGCTGAACCGCACCAGCATGACCCGCTTCTTCGCCGACCTGCCCCGCTACACCAAGGCGCCCCGGCTCGATCACCGCCGCCGCGTGGGCGAGACGGACCCGCCGCTGACCTTCGAGGCATTCGTTCAGCGCCTGGGGGAGTGGGTCACCGAGCACAACACCCAGCACGTGGTGCAGCGCACCGGGAAGACGCCCCTTGAGGCGTGGCTGGCCGACCACACCGAGATCCGTCCCGAGCCCACCCCGGCCGAGCTCCGTGCCTTCATGCTGGAGAGCGATCACCGGCCGAGGAAGATCACCAGTCACGGGGTGGAGTTCGCCGGCCGCTGCTACATGCCCGAGAACGGTGTCGGGCGGATCGGGACCCAGGTGCGGGTGCGGTGGATGCCGCACCACTCCCACGAGATCGATCTGTACACCTTCCGCGGCGACCGTTACCTGGGCCGGGCGTTCCTCAGTGACGAGGCCACCGAGGAACTGCGCGCCAAGGTCCTTGCCGACCGCCAGGAGCACAGCGCTGACCTACGCCGGGCACTCAAGCGCTCCGGTGAGCGCAGACGCGACCGTTATCTGCCGGCTACCGAACCCCAACTGCCCGCCTCGGCAACCCGGATGACCAAAGAAGAGGCGCTCGCCGAACTCGCGGGCACCAGCCAGCGAGCGCCTGCCGCGCCCCGCCGTCGCGCGGAGCCCTACTCGCCCTTGACCCCCATCCCGGCCGCCTGGGCACGCCCCGGCCAGGCAACCGACCCCGCCAATCCGTCTTCGGAGGACACATGA